In a single window of the Streptomyces cinnabarinus genome:
- a CDS encoding YbaK/EbsC family protein: protein MTSADSPAGSSAESGAHPRFAAALDELGLGAVEARVRRFPEATRTAAEAAAAIGCELSQICKSLIFAADGVPVLVLMDGASRVDMELVRRELGAEKVTRPKADVVRETTGYAIGGVPPFGHRTKTRVLADRSLLDHDLVWAAAGTPYTVFPMEPKTLIAHAGGALVDVRERTA, encoded by the coding sequence ATGACGTCTGCCGATTCACCCGCCGGTTCATCCGCCGAGTCAGGAGCCCACCCCCGTTTCGCCGCCGCCCTCGACGAGTTGGGGCTCGGGGCGGTCGAGGCGCGGGTGCGGCGTTTTCCGGAGGCCACCCGGACCGCCGCCGAGGCGGCCGCCGCGATCGGGTGCGAGCTGAGCCAGATCTGCAAGTCCCTGATCTTCGCCGCCGACGGCGTGCCCGTCCTCGTTCTCATGGACGGCGCCTCCCGCGTCGACATGGAGCTGGTGCGCCGCGAACTGGGCGCCGAGAAGGTCACCCGGCCCAAGGCGGACGTCGTACGGGAGACCACCGGGTACGCCATCGGCGGCGTACCGCCCTTCGGGCACCGGACGAAGACCCGGGTCCTCGCCGACCGTTCGCTGCTCGACCACGACCTGGTCTGGGCCGCCGCGGGCACCCCGTACACCGTCTTCCCCATGGAACCCAAGACCCTGATCGCCCACGCGGGCGGCGCTCTGGTGGACGTGCGCGAGCGCACGGCGTGA
- a CDS encoding MMPL family transporter, with product MATFLYRLGRLAFRRRHFVALIWVALLTLAGVGAASAPAAGNSSFSIPGTEAQKAFDLLEERFPGSSADGATARVVFQAPDGQKLADADNKAAVEQAVKELGTGSEVVSVTDPFETESVSKDGGVGYAQVRYEVSGMELEDSSKEALEHAADEARETGLTVEIGGDALQATPETGSTEIIGIAVAAVVLVITLGSLVAAGLPLLTALIGVGIGVSTITALANALELGSTTSTLAMMIGLAVGIDYALFIVSRYRAELAEGRDREEAVGRATGTAGSAVVFAGLTVVIALVGLSVVNIPMLTKMGVAAAGTVVIAVLIALTMIPALLGYAGRKVQPAGAKSKLFGRRKKSSDGPVKPNMGTRWASFVVRRPVAVLLFGIIGLGAAAVPVTSLELGLPDDGSQPTSTTQRRAYDLLSEGFGPGFNGPLMVVGDAKGSADPEAAATEVADEIKDLNGVVTVTPATFNKSGDTFTITVIPDSKPSSTETEDLVHAIRDTGAGIEADTDTEVLVSGTTAMNIDFSQKMNDALIPYLALVVGLAFLLLIAVFRSILVPLKAALGFLLSVLAALGAVVAVFQWGWLSGLMGVEETGPIMSMMPIFMVGVVFGLAMDYEVFLVTRMREAYVHGEKPSQAVVTGFKHGARVVTAAAVIMMAVFAGFIGSSESMVKMIGFGLAIAVFFDAFVVRMAIVPAVLALLGRRAWWLPKWLDRALPNVDVEGEGLQRLSEARAAEDDEDKELVRA from the coding sequence GTGGCCACGTTCCTCTATCGACTGGGCCGTCTCGCCTTTCGGCGCCGGCACTTCGTCGCCCTGATCTGGGTGGCCCTGCTGACGCTCGCGGGCGTCGGCGCCGCCTCCGCGCCCGCCGCGGGCAACTCATCCTTCTCCATCCCCGGCACCGAGGCCCAGAAGGCCTTCGACCTGCTGGAGGAACGATTCCCCGGTTCCAGCGCCGACGGAGCGACCGCCCGTGTCGTCTTCCAGGCGCCGGACGGGCAGAAGCTCGCGGACGCCGACAACAAGGCCGCCGTCGAGCAGGCCGTCAAGGAACTCGGCACCGGCTCCGAGGTCGTCTCCGTCACCGACCCCTTCGAGACCGAGTCGGTCTCGAAGGACGGCGGTGTCGGCTACGCCCAGGTCCGCTACGAGGTCTCCGGCATGGAACTCGAGGACTCCTCCAAGGAGGCCCTCGAGCACGCCGCCGACGAGGCCCGCGAGACCGGCCTGACCGTGGAGATCGGCGGTGACGCGCTCCAGGCCACACCCGAGACCGGGTCCACCGAGATCATCGGTATCGCGGTCGCCGCGGTCGTCCTCGTCATCACCCTGGGCTCGCTGGTCGCGGCCGGACTGCCGCTGCTGACCGCCCTGATCGGCGTCGGCATCGGCGTCTCCACGATCACCGCGCTCGCCAACGCGCTGGAGCTGGGCTCCACCACCTCCACGCTGGCCATGATGATCGGCCTCGCGGTCGGCATCGACTACGCGCTGTTCATCGTCTCCCGCTACCGCGCCGAACTGGCCGAGGGCCGGGACCGCGAGGAAGCCGTCGGCCGGGCCACCGGCACCGCGGGCTCCGCGGTCGTCTTCGCCGGTCTCACCGTCGTGATCGCGCTGGTGGGCCTGTCGGTCGTCAACATCCCGATGCTGACCAAGATGGGCGTCGCCGCGGCCGGCACGGTCGTGATCGCGGTCCTGATCGCCCTGACGATGATCCCGGCGCTGCTCGGCTACGCAGGCCGCAAGGTCCAGCCCGCGGGTGCCAAGAGCAAGCTGTTCGGCCGGAGGAAGAAGAGCTCGGACGGGCCGGTCAAGCCCAACATGGGCACCCGCTGGGCCAGTTTCGTGGTCCGCCGTCCGGTCGCCGTGCTGCTCTTCGGCATCATCGGCCTCGGCGCCGCGGCCGTCCCGGTCACCTCGCTGGAGCTGGGCCTGCCCGATGACGGGTCACAGCCCACCTCCACCACCCAGCGCCGCGCCTACGACCTGCTCTCCGAGGGCTTCGGACCCGGCTTCAACGGCCCCCTGATGGTCGTCGGCGACGCCAAGGGCAGCGCCGACCCCGAGGCGGCCGCCACCGAGGTGGCCGACGAGATCAAGGACCTGAACGGCGTCGTCACGGTCACCCCGGCGACGTTCAACAAGTCCGGGGACACCTTCACCATCACCGTGATCCCCGACTCCAAGCCCTCCTCCACCGAGACCGAGGACCTGGTCCACGCCATCCGGGACACCGGCGCCGGCATCGAGGCCGACACCGACACCGAGGTGCTGGTCAGCGGCACCACGGCGATGAACATCGACTTCTCGCAGAAGATGAACGACGCGCTGATCCCGTATCTGGCGCTGGTGGTGGGCCTGGCCTTCCTCCTCCTCATCGCGGTGTTCCGCTCCATCCTCGTCCCGCTGAAGGCGGCGCTCGGCTTCCTGCTGAGCGTGCTCGCCGCGCTGGGCGCCGTGGTCGCGGTCTTCCAGTGGGGCTGGCTGTCCGGCCTCATGGGCGTCGAGGAGACCGGTCCGATCATGTCGATGATGCCGATCTTCATGGTCGGCGTGGTCTTCGGCCTCGCGATGGACTACGAGGTGTTCCTCGTGACCCGGATGCGTGAGGCGTACGTCCACGGCGAGAAGCCCAGCCAGGCCGTGGTGACCGGCTTCAAGCACGGCGCCCGGGTGGTCACGGCCGCCGCGGTGATCATGATGGCGGTCTTCGCGGGCTTCATCGGCTCCTCCGAGTCGATGGTCAAGATGATCGGCTTCGGCCTCGCCATCGCGGTCTTCTTCGACGCCTTCGTGGTCCGCATGGCGATCGTCCCGGCGGTCCTGGCGCTGCTCGGCAGGCGGGCCTGGTGGCTGCCGAAGTGGCTGGACCGCGCCCTGCCGAACGTGGACGTCGAGGGCGAGGGCCTCCAGCGCCTGTCCGAGGCGCGCGCGGCCGAGGACGACGAGGACAAGGAGCTGGTACGCGCCTGA
- a CDS encoding TetR/AcrR family transcriptional regulator, whose product MAEAATARRSRITPEREAELYEAVLDLLREVGYDALTMDAVAARTKSSKATLYRQWGGKAELVAKAVRHSKPGGIGLGDIDTGSLKGDLHALTLRSDDCEMEQNSALMRGLAMAVHSNPDLLRAFREHLVEPEMAEFRRLVQRAIDRGEVRADNPAIGYMMHMMLGGFAARTMIDELPPTQDFLISYIDAVVLPALGVPTT is encoded by the coding sequence ATGGCCGAGGCAGCAACCGCGCGTCGCAGCCGGATCACGCCCGAGCGTGAGGCCGAGCTGTACGAGGCCGTGCTCGACCTGCTCCGCGAAGTCGGCTACGACGCCCTGACCATGGACGCGGTCGCCGCGCGCACCAAGTCCAGCAAGGCCACGCTCTACCGCCAGTGGGGCGGCAAGGCCGAGCTCGTCGCGAAGGCCGTACGGCACAGCAAGCCGGGCGGCATCGGCCTGGGCGACATCGATACCGGGTCGCTCAAGGGTGATCTGCACGCCCTCACCCTGCGCTCGGACGACTGCGAGATGGAGCAGAACTCCGCGCTGATGCGGGGCCTCGCCATGGCCGTGCACAGCAACCCGGATCTGCTGCGGGCGTTCCGGGAGCATCTCGTCGAACCGGAGATGGCGGAGTTCCGTCGCCTGGTGCAGCGGGCGATCGACCGGGGCGAGGTCCGAGCGGACAACCCGGCGATCGGCTACATGATGCACATGATGCTCGGCGGGTTCGCCGCCCGCACGATGATCGACGAGCTGCCGCCGACGCAGGACTTCCTCATCTCGTACATCGACGCCGTGGTCCTCCCCGCCCTCGGCGTGCCCACCACCTGA
- a CDS encoding S41 family peptidase has translation MSYLRLPHLNGDLLCFVAEDDLWLTDLDGPGRAWRLTVDRTKAGHPRFSPDGTQLAYTSWRSLVPEIHLVPADGGPGRQLSHWGTADTQVTGWTPDGDILAVASHGEPFSYFTWAYKVTPDGSPGRKLPWGPVSDIQVADLDSERKTLLLTGTPPHEPASWKRYRGGATGRLWFHGERLLADLDGHLACPMFVGGRIAFLSDHEGVGNLYSCAHDGSDLRRHTDHDAFYARHAASDGTRVVYQCAGELWIVDDLAGAPRRLDVRLGGPRAGRRRYQVPAAQHVDGISVDETGRASAVVVRGSLYWLTHRDGPARTITDTPGVRVRLPEMLGSVGQVAYVTDAEGEDAVEIAYLPRATGDREPRRLASGELGRVLEVVSDPQGERLAIAAHDGRVLLLDATEDSNGEVTELIRSINGPVRDLAFSPDGSWLTWSHPGVGRSLRQIKMARISGVGATGETGRVIVDVTNGRFEDENPVFTSDGRYLAFLSWRGFDPVYDVHTGDLSFPLGCRPYLVPLSSATPSPFALNPEGRPAAGGLDPVEDEGGEGGAVTVEIEGLEARVTPFPVTASKYSALYPVAGGGLVWLRWPISGALGETFANPDDTSGRPTLEHFSISKAKKSELVEHLDWFAVSGDGSRLVVVDEGDLRAVPATESGDSDSTVWIDARRILHEVDPAAEWRQSYEEAGRLIRAYFWDPGMCGIDWDAVLAQYRPLVDRVASPDDFADLLREVLGELGTSHAYVSAARRNEGPPHYQRRQGLLGANFVHREAGWTVRRILPGDSSDSKARSPLAGTGIREGAVLTHVDGREVDPVTGPYPLLAGAGGTTVELTFVPAEGVGRSRRVAVVPLTDERPLRYQDWVAKRRAVVRELSGGRCGYLHIPDMGGSGWAQFNRDLRMEVSRPALIVDVRGNAGGHISELVVEKLTRTILGWDLTRNAQPVSYASNAPRGPVVALADEATSSDGDMITAAFKLLKLGPVVGQRTWGGVVGMTGRHQLGDGTVITVPMNAAWFDAYGWSIENKGVTPDLEILRTPLDWAEGRHAQLDDAVQLALDLLETNPPAIPPDYSHVPDRSRPKLPPRA, from the coding sequence GTGAGCTATCTGCGCCTGCCCCATCTCAACGGTGACCTGCTGTGCTTCGTGGCCGAGGACGACCTCTGGCTGACCGACCTGGACGGACCCGGCCGCGCCTGGCGGCTCACCGTCGACCGCACCAAGGCGGGCCACCCCCGCTTCTCGCCCGACGGCACGCAGCTCGCGTACACGAGCTGGCGCAGCCTCGTCCCCGAGATCCACCTGGTCCCGGCGGACGGCGGACCGGGGCGGCAGCTCAGCCACTGGGGCACCGCGGACACCCAGGTCACCGGCTGGACCCCGGACGGCGACATCCTCGCCGTCGCCTCCCACGGCGAGCCCTTCTCGTACTTCACCTGGGCCTACAAGGTCACCCCCGACGGCTCCCCCGGCCGCAAGCTGCCCTGGGGCCCGGTCAGTGACATCCAGGTCGCCGACCTCGACAGCGAGCGCAAGACCCTGCTGCTCACCGGCACCCCGCCGCACGAGCCCGCCTCCTGGAAGCGCTACCGGGGCGGCGCCACGGGCCGCCTGTGGTTCCACGGCGAACGGCTGCTGGCCGACCTCGACGGCCATCTCGCCTGCCCCATGTTCGTCGGCGGCCGGATCGCCTTCCTCTCCGACCACGAGGGCGTCGGCAACCTCTACTCCTGCGCCCACGACGGCTCCGACCTGCGCCGCCACACCGACCATGACGCCTTCTACGCGCGGCACGCCGCCAGCGACGGCACCCGGGTGGTCTACCAGTGCGCGGGCGAGCTGTGGATCGTCGACGACCTCGCCGGCGCCCCGCGCAGGCTGGACGTCCGGCTCGGCGGCCCCCGCGCGGGGCGGCGCCGCTACCAGGTCCCGGCCGCCCAGCACGTCGACGGCATCTCCGTGGACGAGACCGGCCGCGCGAGCGCCGTCGTCGTCCGCGGCAGCCTGTACTGGCTCACCCACCGCGACGGCCCGGCCCGCACGATCACCGACACCCCGGGCGTACGGGTCCGGCTCCCGGAGATGCTCGGCTCGGTCGGCCAGGTCGCCTACGTCACCGACGCCGAGGGCGAGGACGCCGTCGAGATCGCCTATCTGCCCCGGGCGACCGGCGACCGCGAGCCGAGGAGGCTGGCCTCGGGCGAGCTGGGCCGGGTCCTGGAAGTGGTCTCCGATCCGCAGGGCGAGCGCCTGGCCATCGCCGCGCACGACGGACGCGTACTGCTCCTGGACGCCACCGAGGACTCCAACGGCGAGGTGACCGAGCTGATCCGGTCCATCAACGGGCCGGTGCGCGACCTCGCCTTCTCGCCGGACGGCTCATGGCTGACCTGGTCGCACCCGGGCGTCGGCCGCTCCCTGCGGCAGATCAAGATGGCGCGGATCTCCGGTGTCGGAGCGACGGGCGAGACGGGGCGCGTGATCGTCGACGTCACCAACGGCCGCTTCGAGGACGAGAACCCGGTCTTCACCAGCGACGGCCGCTATCTGGCCTTCCTCTCCTGGCGCGGCTTCGATCCGGTGTACGACGTCCACACCGGCGACCTGTCCTTCCCGCTCGGCTGCCGCCCCTACCTGGTGCCCCTGTCCTCGGCGACGCCGAGCCCGTTCGCGCTGAACCCGGAGGGCCGTCCGGCGGCGGGGGGCCTGGACCCGGTGGAGGACGAGGGCGGCGAGGGCGGCGCGGTCACCGTGGAGATCGAGGGCCTGGAGGCCCGGGTGACGCCGTTCCCGGTCACCGCCTCCAAGTACTCGGCGCTGTACCCGGTCGCGGGCGGCGGCCTGGTCTGGCTGCGCTGGCCGATCTCGGGGGCGCTCGGCGAGACCTTCGCCAACCCCGACGACACCAGTGGCCGGCCGACCCTGGAGCACTTCAGCATCAGCAAGGCCAAGAAGTCCGAACTCGTAGAGCATCTGGACTGGTTCGCGGTCAGCGGCGATGGCAGCCGGCTCGTCGTGGTCGACGAGGGGGACCTGCGCGCCGTACCCGCCACGGAGAGCGGCGACAGCGACTCCACGGTGTGGATCGACGCCCGCCGCATCCTGCACGAGGTCGACCCGGCCGCCGAGTGGCGCCAGTCGTACGAGGAGGCGGGCCGGCTGATCCGCGCCTACTTCTGGGACCCCGGCATGTGCGGCATCGACTGGGACGCGGTGCTGGCCCAGTACCGGCCGCTGGTCGACCGGGTGGCCTCCCCGGACGACTTCGCCGATCTGCTCCGCGAGGTCCTGGGCGAGCTGGGCACCTCCCACGCCTATGTCTCCGCGGCCCGCCGCAACGAGGGCCCGCCCCACTACCAGCGGCGCCAGGGCCTGCTCGGCGCCAACTTCGTCCACCGGGAAGCGGGCTGGACGGTACGCCGGATCCTCCCCGGCGACTCCTCCGACTCCAAGGCCCGCTCACCGCTTGCGGGCACCGGGATCCGCGAGGGCGCGGTGCTGACCCACGTCGACGGCCGCGAGGTCGACCCGGTGACGGGCCCGTATCCGCTGCTGGCGGGGGCGGGCGGTACGACGGTGGAGCTGACGTTCGTCCCGGCGGAGGGCGTGGGCCGCTCGCGCCGGGTCGCCGTGGTCCCGCTGACCGACGAACGCCCCCTGCGCTACCAGGACTGGGTGGCCAAGCGGCGTGCGGTCGTACGGGAGCTGAGCGGCGGCCGCTGCGGCTATCTGCACATCCCCGACATGGGCGGCTCCGGCTGGGCCCAGTTCAACCGCGATCTGCGCATGGAGGTCTCCCGGCCCGCGCTCATCGTCGACGTGCGCGGCAACGCGGGCGGACACATCAGCGAACTCGTCGTGGAGAAGCTGACCCGCACGATCCTCGGCTGGGACCTCACCAGGAACGCCCAGCCGGTGTCGTACGCCTCCAACGCCCCGCGCGGGCCGGTCGTCGCCCTCGCGGACGAGGCGACCTCCTCCGACGGCGACATGATCACGGCCGCCTTCAAGCTCCTGAAGCTGGGCCCGGTCGTGGGCCAGCGCACCTGGGGCGGGGTGGTCGGCATGACCGGGCGGCACCAACTCGGCGACGGCACGGTGATCACGGTGCCGATGAACGCGGCCTGGTTCGACGCGTACGGCTGGTCCATCGAGAACAAGGGCGTCACCCCGGACCTGGAGATCCTGCGCACGCCGCTGGACTGGGCCGAGGGCCGCCACGCGCAACTGGACGACGCGGTACAACTGGCCCTGGACCTGCTGGAGACGAACCCTCCGGCGATCCCGCCGGACTACTCGCACGTTCCGGACAGGTCGCGTCCGAAGCTGCCGCCGCGCGCATGA